One genomic segment of Alicycliphilus denitrificans K601 includes these proteins:
- a CDS encoding ABC transporter permease, with protein MLAFILRRLVQALIVMITVAFIAFMLFQFVGDPVAILLGQDATPQQVAEMRAALGLDKPFVVQFWHFLVNAAQGEFGISLRQGAKVSRLIAERFPATLELSLVAAFIALVVGVPMGVYAALRRGTFMSQLFMTLSLLGVSLPTFLIGILLILVFSVTLGWFPSFGRGEVVQLGWWSTGLLTAKGWHHITLPAITLAIFQLTLIMRLVRAEMLEVLRTDYIKFARARGLTDRAIHFGHALKNTLVPVMTITGLQLGGLIAFAIITETVFQWPGMGLLFIQAVTFADIPVMAAYLCLIALIFVVINLVVDLLYFAVDPRLRVGGKAGGH; from the coding sequence ATGCTTGCCTTCATACTGCGCCGACTCGTCCAGGCCCTGATCGTGATGATCACAGTGGCCTTCATCGCCTTCATGCTGTTTCAGTTCGTCGGCGACCCGGTGGCCATCCTGCTGGGGCAGGACGCCACGCCCCAGCAGGTGGCCGAGATGCGCGCCGCGCTGGGGCTGGACAAGCCCTTCGTCGTCCAGTTCTGGCATTTCCTGGTGAATGCCGCGCAGGGCGAGTTCGGCATCAGCCTGCGCCAGGGCGCCAAGGTGTCGCGGCTGATCGCCGAGCGCTTTCCGGCCACGCTGGAGCTGTCGCTGGTGGCGGCCTTCATCGCGTTGGTGGTGGGCGTGCCCATGGGCGTGTACGCGGCGCTCAGGCGCGGCACGTTCATGAGCCAACTGTTCATGACGCTGTCACTGCTGGGCGTGTCGCTGCCCACGTTCCTGATCGGCATCCTGCTGATCCTGGTGTTCTCGGTCACGCTGGGCTGGTTCCCGAGCTTCGGGCGCGGCGAGGTGGTGCAGTTGGGCTGGTGGAGCACGGGGCTGCTCACGGCCAAGGGCTGGCACCACATCACGCTGCCGGCCATCACGCTGGCCATTTTCCAGCTCACGCTGATCATGCGCCTGGTGCGCGCCGAGATGCTGGAGGTGCTGCGCACCGACTACATCAAGTTCGCGCGCGCGCGCGGTCTCACGGACCGGGCCATCCACTTCGGTCATGCGCTCAAGAACACGCTGGTGCCGGTGATGACCATCACGGGGCTGCAGCTCGGCGGCCTGATCGCGTTCGCCATCATCACCGAGACGGTGTTCCAGTGGCCCGGCATGGGGCTGCTGTTCATCCAGGCCGTGACTTTCGCCGACATTCCCGTGATGGCTGCGTACCTGTGCCTGATCGCGCTGATCTTCGTGGTCATCAACCTGGTGGTGGATCTGCTGTATTTCGCCGTCGATCCGCGCCTGCGCGTGGGTGGCAAGGCAGGGGGACACTGA
- a CDS encoding M20 aminoacylase family protein, producing MQPMKFKVGGRAFAQIAEFHPELTAFRRDLHAHPELGFEEVYTSARVREALRAAGVDEVHEGIGRTGVVGVIRGQGRGSGSMIGLRADMDALPMTEHNDFAWKSCKSGLMHGCGHDGHTAMLVGAARYLAGTRRFDGTAVLIFQPGEEGLGGARVMIEDGLFERFPVQAVYAMHNWPAMKPGTVGINDGAMMAAADRITIEITGRGGHGAHPYQTVDVVLVAGHIITAVQGIVSRNVRALDSAVISLCAVQAGDLGAFSVLPGQATLVGTVRAFDPAVQDMVAQRIKDLCNAIALGFGATVTVRYERIYPATINTAGEARFAGDVAAALVGEDNVDRDLEPSMGAEDFSFMLQARPGAYLRLGQGMGAGNSTLHNSRYDFNDDVLPLGAALHAGLVEQAMLLADGQ from the coding sequence ATGCAGCCGATGAAATTCAAGGTGGGCGGCCGTGCGTTCGCCCAGATCGCTGAGTTCCATCCCGAACTCACCGCCTTCCGGCGCGACCTGCATGCCCATCCCGAACTGGGCTTCGAGGAGGTCTACACCAGCGCCCGCGTGCGTGAGGCGCTGCGCGCCGCCGGTGTGGACGAGGTGCACGAGGGCATAGGCCGCACGGGCGTGGTCGGCGTGATCCGCGGCCAGGGGCGCGGCAGCGGCAGCATGATAGGCCTGCGCGCCGACATGGACGCGCTGCCCATGACCGAGCACAACGACTTCGCCTGGAAGTCCTGCAAAAGCGGCCTGATGCACGGCTGCGGGCACGACGGCCACACGGCCATGCTGGTGGGGGCGGCGCGCTACCTTGCGGGCACGCGCCGCTTCGACGGCACGGCGGTGCTGATCTTTCAGCCTGGCGAGGAGGGGTTGGGCGGCGCGCGCGTGATGATCGAGGATGGCTTGTTCGAGCGCTTTCCCGTGCAGGCGGTGTACGCCATGCACAACTGGCCGGCGATGAAGCCGGGCACGGTGGGTATCAACGACGGCGCGATGATGGCCGCGGCCGACCGCATCACCATCGAGATCACGGGCCGCGGTGGCCATGGCGCCCATCCCTACCAGACGGTGGACGTGGTCCTTGTGGCCGGGCACATCATCACGGCGGTGCAGGGCATCGTCTCGCGCAACGTGCGTGCGCTGGACAGCGCGGTGATCAGCCTGTGCGCCGTGCAGGCCGGCGACCTGGGCGCCTTCAGCGTGCTGCCGGGCCAGGCCACCCTGGTGGGCACGGTGCGCGCGTTCGACCCGGCCGTGCAGGACATGGTGGCGCAGCGCATCAAGGACTTGTGCAACGCCATCGCCCTGGGGTTCGGCGCCACGGTCACGGTGCGCTACGAGCGCATCTACCCTGCGACCATCAATACCGCGGGCGAGGCGCGCTTCGCCGGCGACGTGGCCGCGGCCCTGGTGGGCGAGGACAACGTGGACCGCGACCTGGAGCCCAGCATGGGCGCGGAGGATTTCTCCTTCATGCTGCAGGCCAGGCCCGGCGCTTACCTGCGCCTGGGCCAGGGCATGGGTGCGGGCAACAGCACGCTGCACAACAGCCGCTATGACTTCAACGACGACGTGCTGCCCCTGGGTGCGGCCCTGCACGCGGGGCTGGTGGAGCAGGCCATGCTGCTGGCGGATGGGCAGTGA
- a CDS encoding ABC transporter permease: MQKTLLRWYDSDVAHSFRSSPVAILAALIALVCTFCALFAGWVAPHNPFDLSTLVLSDSRLPPVWMAEGSWKYVLGTDDQGRDILSALIYGARISLVVGLASVLLSVVLGVALGLVAGFRGGWVDGVLMRLCDVMLSFPAILIALLIAGVARAVFPDAPESLAFGVLILAISLTGWVQYARTVRGSTLVERNKEYVQAARVTGVAPMRIMRKHVLPNVLGPVMVLATIQVATAIITEATLSFLGVGAPPTSPSLGTLIRIGNDYLFSGEWWITIFPGVMLVLIALSVNLLGDWLRDALNPRLR; encoded by the coding sequence ATGCAGAAAACTCTTTTGCGCTGGTATGACAGCGACGTGGCCCACAGCTTCAGGTCTTCGCCCGTGGCCATTCTGGCGGCGCTGATCGCGCTGGTTTGCACGTTCTGCGCGCTGTTCGCGGGCTGGGTGGCGCCGCACAACCCGTTCGACCTCTCCACGCTGGTGCTGTCCGACTCGCGCCTGCCGCCCGTGTGGATGGCGGAGGGTAGCTGGAAGTACGTGCTGGGCACCGACGACCAGGGGCGCGACATTCTCTCGGCGCTGATCTACGGTGCGCGCATCTCGCTGGTCGTGGGGCTGGCGTCGGTGCTGCTGTCGGTGGTGCTGGGCGTGGCGCTGGGGCTGGTGGCGGGATTTCGCGGCGGCTGGGTCGACGGCGTGCTGATGCGCCTGTGCGACGTGATGCTGTCGTTCCCCGCCATCCTGATCGCGCTCTTGATCGCTGGCGTGGCGCGCGCGGTGTTTCCCGACGCGCCCGAGTCGCTGGCCTTCGGCGTGCTGATCCTTGCCATTTCGCTCACGGGTTGGGTGCAGTACGCGCGCACGGTGCGCGGCTCCACGCTGGTGGAGCGCAACAAGGAATACGTGCAGGCCGCGCGCGTGACGGGCGTGGCGCCCATGCGCATCATGCGCAAGCACGTGCTGCCCAACGTGCTGGGGCCGGTGATGGTGCTGGCCACCATCCAGGTGGCCACGGCCATCATCACCGAGGCCACGCTGTCCTTCCTCGGCGTGGGCGCGCCGCCCACCTCGCCGTCGCTGGGCACGCTGATCCGCATCGGCAACGACTACCTGTTCTCGGGCGAGTGGTGGATCACCATCTTTCCCGGCGTGATGCTGGTGCTGATCGCGCTGTCGGTGAACCTGCTGGGCGACTGGCTGCGCGACGCCCTGAACCCACGCCTGCGGTGA
- a CDS encoding ABC transporter ATP-binding protein, protein MSLLEVQNLVVEFPTRRGTLRALDDVSFSIAPGEILGVVGESGAGKSLTGASIIGLLEPPGRVASGQIRLEGQRIDNLPHAQMRHIRGRKIGAIFQDPLTSLNPLYTVGQQLVETILTHLPMSAAQARQRAVDLLKDTGIPAAEQRIDHYPHQFSGGMRQRVVIALALAAEPQLIVADEPTTALDVSIQAQIIQLLKSICKTRGAAVMLITHDMGVIAETCDRVAVMYAGRVAEIGPVHEVINRPAHPYTAGLMASIPDMEQDRERLNQIDGAMPRLNAIPNGCAFNPRCPQVFDRCRAERPDLMPAGATQAACWLHAVEKEVA, encoded by the coding sequence ATGTCCTTGCTTGAAGTCCAGAACCTCGTCGTCGAATTCCCCACCCGGCGCGGCACGCTGCGCGCGCTCGACGACGTGTCCTTTTCCATCGCGCCGGGCGAGATCCTGGGCGTGGTGGGCGAATCCGGTGCGGGCAAGTCGCTCACGGGCGCGTCCATCATCGGCTTGCTGGAGCCGCCGGGGCGCGTCGCCTCGGGCCAGATACGGCTCGAAGGCCAGCGCATCGACAACCTGCCGCATGCGCAGATGCGCCACATCCGCGGGCGCAAGATCGGCGCCATCTTCCAGGACCCGCTGACCTCGCTGAACCCGCTGTACACCGTGGGCCAGCAGCTGGTGGAGACCATCCTCACCCACCTGCCCATGTCCGCTGCGCAGGCGCGCCAGCGGGCCGTCGACCTGCTCAAGGACACGGGCATTCCCGCGGCCGAGCAGCGCATAGACCACTACCCGCACCAGTTCTCGGGCGGCATGCGCCAGCGCGTGGTGATCGCCCTGGCGCTGGCGGCCGAGCCCCAGCTCATCGTGGCCGATGAGCCCACCACGGCGCTGGACGTATCCATACAGGCGCAGATCATCCAGCTGCTCAAGAGCATCTGCAAGACGCGCGGCGCGGCCGTGATGCTGATCACCCACGACATGGGCGTGATCGCCGAGACCTGCGACCGCGTGGCCGTGATGTACGCGGGCCGCGTGGCCGAGATCGGCCCCGTGCACGAGGTCATCAACCGCCCCGCGCACCCCTACACGGCCGGGCTCATGGCCTCGATCCCCGACATGGAGCAGGACCGCGAGCGCTTGAACCAGATCGACGGCGCCATGCCGCGCCTGAACGCCATCCCGAATGGCTGCGCCTTCAACCCGCGCTGCCCGCAGGTCTTCGACCGCTGCCGCGCGGAGCGCCCCGACTTGATGCCAGCAGGCGCCACGCAGGCCGCCTGCTGGCTGCATGCCGTAGAGAAGGAGGTCGCATGA
- a CDS encoding ABC transporter ATP-binding protein: MNPAPNPLVRAHDLARTFDVSAPWLNRVIERKPRQLLHAVDGVSFEIEKGKTLALVGESGCGKSTVARLLVGLYEPTRGGFSFDGQDAHAAFKGKGARAMRRRIQMIFQDPYASLNPRWLVQDIIGEPLREHGLVTQAAALKTRVGELLTSVGLAPQDMAKYPHQFSGGQRQRISIARALATEPEFLVCDEPTSALDVSVQAQVLNIMKDLQQKQGLTYLFISHNLAVVRHVSDQVGVMYLGRLVELADKQQLFSQPRHPYTRMLLDAIPKMHDTGRARTPVQGEVPNPLDPPPGCAFNPRCPFANARCRSERPQLLQGEGGARVACHAVEEGRIGRA; encoded by the coding sequence ATGAACCCCGCTCCGAACCCCCTGGTGCGGGCGCACGACCTGGCCAGGACCTTCGACGTCTCTGCCCCCTGGCTTAATCGCGTGATTGAGCGCAAGCCGCGCCAGCTGCTGCACGCCGTGGACGGCGTGAGCTTCGAGATCGAGAAGGGCAAGACCTTGGCCCTGGTGGGCGAATCGGGCTGCGGCAAGAGCACGGTGGCGCGCCTGCTCGTGGGCCTGTACGAGCCCACGCGCGGCGGCTTCAGCTTCGACGGGCAGGATGCGCACGCCGCGTTCAAGGGCAAGGGCGCGCGCGCCATGCGCCGGCGCATCCAGATGATCTTCCAGGACCCCTACGCCAGCCTGAACCCGCGCTGGCTGGTGCAGGACATCATCGGCGAGCCGCTGCGCGAGCATGGCCTGGTCACCCAGGCCGCCGCGCTCAAGACCCGCGTGGGCGAACTGCTCACCTCGGTGGGCCTGGCGCCGCAGGACATGGCCAAGTACCCGCACCAGTTCTCGGGCGGGCAGCGCCAGCGCATCTCCATCGCGCGCGCGCTGGCCACCGAGCCCGAGTTCCTGGTGTGCGACGAGCCCACCAGCGCGCTGGACGTCTCGGTGCAGGCCCAGGTGCTCAACATCATGAAGGACCTGCAGCAGAAGCAGGGCCTGACCTACCTGTTCATCAGCCACAACCTGGCCGTGGTGCGCCACGTGAGCGACCAGGTGGGCGTGATGTACCTGGGCCGCCTGGTGGAGCTGGCCGACAAGCAGCAGCTCTTCAGCCAGCCGCGCCACCCGTACACGCGCATGCTGCTCGACGCCATCCCCAAGATGCACGACACCGGCCGCGCGCGCACGCCCGTGCAGGGCGAGGTGCCGAATCCGCTCGACCCGCCGCCGGGCTGCGCCTTCAACCCGCGTTGCCCCTTCGCCAACGCGCGCTGCCGCAGCGAGCGCCCGCAGCTGCTGCAGGGCGAGGGCGGCGCGCGTGTGGCCTGCCATGCCGTCGAGGAAGGCCGCATCGGGCGCGCGTAG
- a CDS encoding YbhB/YbcL family Raf kinase inhibitor-like protein — protein sequence MTAFTLTSPDIAAGSTIAQVFEFDGFGCSGKNQSPVLRWSGAPEGTKSFAVNVYDPDAPTGSGFWHWYVIDIPADVTELPADAGAKGGANLPKGARQIRNDYGIYAWGGVCPPPGDKPHRYIFTVHALSVERIEVPDDAPAALTGFMVNANTIAKASFTATYGR from the coding sequence ATGACTGCCTTCACCCTCACCAGCCCCGACATCGCCGCCGGCAGCACCATTGCCCAGGTTTTCGAATTCGACGGCTTTGGCTGCAGCGGCAAGAACCAGTCGCCCGTGCTGCGCTGGAGCGGCGCGCCCGAGGGCACCAAGAGCTTCGCCGTGAACGTGTACGACCCCGACGCGCCCACGGGATCGGGCTTCTGGCACTGGTACGTGATCGACATCCCCGCCGACGTGACCGAGCTGCCCGCCGACGCAGGCGCCAAGGGCGGCGCGAACCTGCCCAAGGGCGCGCGCCAGATCCGCAACGACTATGGCATCTACGCCTGGGGCGGCGTCTGCCCCCCGCCAGGCGACAAGCCGCACCGCTACATTTTCACGGTGCACGCGCTGTCGGTGGAGCGCATCGAGGTGCCCGACGACGCGCCCGCGGCCCTGACCGGCTTCATGGTCAACGCCAACACGATCGCCAAGGCCTCGTTCACGGCGACCTACGGGCGTTAA
- a CDS encoding MurR/RpiR family transcriptional regulator: protein MLDRITASLPSLAPAEQRVARLVLKDPRAFAHLPVRELAERAHVSKPTVVRFCRSMGYDGLADFKLKLAGSVSEGVPFIHRSVDADDKTGDVLVKVVDNAMAAFLQYRNAASTQLLERAAEAIAGTWQTGRRIEFYGAGNSGIVAQDAQHKFFRLGITSLATSDGHMQVMSATLLGPGDCAVIISNSGRTRDLMDAADIARKNGATTIAITASGSPLAHSCRIHLAADHPEGYDRYSPMVSRLLHLLIIDVLATCVALRIGEPLQPVLQQMKNNLRAKRYT from the coding sequence ATGCTGGACCGCATCACCGCCTCTCTCCCCTCACTGGCCCCCGCCGAGCAGCGCGTGGCGCGGCTCGTGCTCAAGGACCCGCGCGCCTTTGCCCATCTGCCGGTGCGCGAGCTGGCCGAGCGCGCCCACGTCAGCAAGCCCACGGTGGTGCGCTTCTGCCGCAGCATGGGCTACGACGGCCTGGCCGACTTCAAGCTCAAGCTGGCGGGCAGCGTGAGCGAGGGCGTGCCCTTCATCCACCGCAGCGTGGACGCGGACGACAAGACCGGCGACGTGCTCGTGAAGGTGGTGGACAATGCCATGGCCGCCTTCCTGCAGTACCGCAACGCGGCCAGCACCCAGCTGCTGGAGCGCGCGGCCGAGGCCATCGCCGGCACCTGGCAAACGGGCCGGCGCATCGAGTTCTACGGCGCGGGCAACTCCGGCATCGTGGCGCAGGACGCGCAGCACAAGTTCTTCCGCCTGGGCATCACCAGCCTTGCGACCAGCGACGGGCACATGCAGGTCATGAGCGCCACGCTGCTCGGCCCGGGCGACTGCGCGGTGATCATCAGCAACTCGGGCCGCACGCGCGACCTGATGGACGCGGCCGACATCGCGCGCAAAAACGGCGCCACGACGATCGCCATCACGGCCAGCGGCTCGCCCCTGGCCCACAGCTGCCGCATCCACCTCGCGGCCGACCACCCCGAGGGCTACGACCGCTACAGCCCCATGGTCTCGCGCCTGCTGCACCTGCTCATCATCGACGTGCTGGCCACCTGCGTGGCGCTGCGCATAGGCGAGCCGCTGCAGCCCGTGCTGCAGCAGATGAAGAACAACCTGCGCGCCAAGCGCTATACCTGA
- the tal gene encoding transaldolase translates to MNQLDALKQFTTVVADTGDFKQLAQFQPRDATTNPSLILKAVQKSEYAPLLKDCVTRWHGRGIDELMDRLIVRFGCEILSLIPGRVSTEVDARLSFDTAATVARAERIVELYQAEGVHIDRVLIKIAATWEGIQAARRLEERGIHTNLTLLFSFAQAVACGQAKVQLISPFVGRIYDWYKKQAGSNWDEAAMAGANDPGVQSVRAIYNHYKHFGIATEVMGASFRNTGQIVALAGCDLLTIAPELLAQLAASDAPLARVLDPEAARHVQMAPVQYDEPGFRYALNADAMATEKLAEGIRAFAADAARLEQLMQAAA, encoded by the coding sequence ATGAACCAACTCGACGCACTCAAGCAATTCACCACCGTGGTGGCCGACACCGGCGACTTCAAACAGCTCGCGCAGTTCCAGCCGCGCGACGCCACCACCAATCCTTCGCTGATCCTCAAGGCCGTGCAGAAGAGCGAATACGCGCCGCTGCTCAAGGACTGCGTGACGCGCTGGCACGGCCGCGGCATCGACGAGCTGATGGACCGCCTCATCGTGCGCTTCGGCTGCGAGATCCTGTCCCTCATCCCGGGACGCGTATCGACGGAGGTGGACGCGCGCCTGTCCTTCGACACGGCCGCCACCGTGGCCCGCGCCGAGCGCATCGTGGAGCTGTACCAAGCTGAGGGCGTGCACATCGACCGCGTGCTCATCAAGATCGCCGCCACCTGGGAGGGAATCCAGGCCGCGCGCCGGCTGGAGGAGCGCGGCATCCACACCAACCTCACGCTGCTGTTCTCCTTCGCGCAGGCCGTGGCCTGCGGGCAGGCGAAGGTGCAGCTCATCTCGCCCTTCGTCGGCCGCATCTACGACTGGTACAAGAAACAGGCCGGCAGCAATTGGGACGAGGCCGCCATGGCCGGCGCCAACGACCCCGGCGTGCAGTCGGTGCGCGCCATCTACAACCACTACAAGCATTTCGGCATAGCCACCGAGGTCATGGGCGCGAGCTTCCGCAACACGGGCCAGATCGTGGCGCTGGCGGGCTGCGACCTGCTGACCATCGCGCCCGAGCTGCTGGCCCAACTGGCCGCCAGCGACGCGCCGCTCGCGCGCGTGCTCGACCCCGAGGCCGCGCGCCACGTGCAGATGGCGCCCGTGCAGTACGACGAGCCGGGCTTCCGCTACGCGCTCAACGCCGACGCCATGGCCACCGAGAAACTGGCCGAGGGCATCCGCGCCTTCGCCGCCGATGCGGCCAGGCTCGAACAACTGATGCAAGCCGCTGCATGA
- the pgi gene encoding glucose-6-phosphate isomerase: MSFADPHTRCDRTPAWQRLHAHYDAAGRGFDLRAAFERDARRFTRFSQQAPYVFADLSKNLIDAQTEALLLQLARECGLEAYRDAMFAGAPINGTEQRAVMHWLLREPSPAQSGQALEATDTVANGLREVHATLDAMLRLAERVRADEAITDIVNIGIGGSDLGPAMVVKALDDLRHPGKRLHFVSNVDGMELGSLLRQLRPANTLFLIASKTFTTLETMTNAHAAREWFLAQGGSQDGLVRHFYALTTNLEAAAQFGIETTLGFWDWVGGRYSLWSAIGLPIAIAIGAQGFRDLLAGAHAMDEHFRTTPLEANLPVRLALLDLWYRNFHGFASRSMAPYSHGLRRLPAYLQQLEMESNGKGVDAQGDPLPYATAPVVWGEPGTNGQHAFFQMIHQGPDTVPVEFIALREPGRDLKGQHPRLVANALAQARALMMGRPHEQDGHRRFAGNRPSTFLLLECLDPASLGALIALYEHRVFASGALWGINSFDQWGVELGKTIARDLEPRLATGDVQGLDASTAGLLRRLAPMA, translated from the coding sequence ATGAGCTTTGCCGATCCACACACCCGCTGCGACCGCACCCCCGCCTGGCAGCGCCTGCATGCGCATTACGACGCCGCCGGCCGCGGCTTCGACCTGCGCGCGGCCTTCGAGCGGGACGCGCGGCGCTTTACGCGCTTCAGCCAGCAGGCGCCGTACGTGTTCGCCGACCTGTCCAAGAACCTGATCGACGCGCAAACCGAGGCCCTGCTGCTGCAGCTGGCGCGCGAATGCGGCCTGGAGGCCTACCGCGACGCCATGTTCGCGGGTGCGCCCATCAACGGCACCGAGCAGCGCGCGGTGATGCACTGGTTGTTGCGAGAACCGTCCCCAGCCCAATCCGGGCAAGCGCTGGAAGCTACGGATACCGTAGCGAACGGCCTGCGCGAAGTGCACGCCACGCTGGACGCCATGCTGCGGCTTGCCGAGCGCGTGCGCGCCGACGAGGCCATCACCGACATCGTGAACATCGGCATCGGCGGCTCGGACCTGGGGCCGGCCATGGTGGTCAAGGCGCTCGACGACCTGCGCCACCCGGGCAAGCGCCTGCACTTCGTCTCCAACGTCGATGGCATGGAGCTCGGCAGCCTGCTGCGCCAGCTGCGGCCCGCGAACACGCTGTTCCTCATCGCCTCCAAGACCTTCACCACGCTGGAGACGATGACCAACGCCCACGCCGCGCGCGAATGGTTCCTGGCGCAGGGCGGCAGCCAGGACGGGCTGGTGCGGCATTTCTACGCGCTCACCACCAACCTGGAGGCGGCGGCGCAGTTCGGCATCGAGACCACGCTGGGCTTCTGGGACTGGGTGGGCGGGCGCTATTCGCTGTGGTCCGCCATCGGCCTGCCCATCGCCATCGCCATCGGCGCGCAGGGCTTCCGGGACCTCCTGGCCGGCGCGCACGCCATGGACGAGCATTTCCGTACCACCCCCCTGGAGGCCAACCTGCCCGTGCGCCTGGCGCTGCTGGACCTGTGGTACCGCAACTTCCACGGCTTCGCCAGTCGCAGCATGGCGCCCTACAGCCACGGCCTGCGCCGCCTGCCGGCCTATCTGCAGCAGCTGGAGATGGAGAGCAACGGCAAGGGCGTGGACGCGCAGGGCGATCCGCTGCCCTATGCCACGGCGCCCGTGGTCTGGGGCGAGCCCGGCACCAACGGCCAGCACGCGTTTTTCCAGATGATCCACCAGGGGCCGGACACCGTGCCCGTGGAATTCATCGCGTTGCGCGAGCCCGGCCGTGACTTGAAGGGGCAGCACCCGCGCCTGGTGGCCAATGCCCTGGCCCAGGCGCGCGCGCTGATGATGGGCCGCCCGCATGAGCAGGACGGCCACCGCCGCTTCGCGGGCAACCGGCCCAGCACCTTCCTGCTGCTCGAATGCCTGGACCCGGCCTCGCTGGGCGCGCTTATCGCGCTCTACGAGCACCGCGTGTTCGCCAGCGGCGCGCTGTGGGGCATTAACAGCTTCGACCAATGGGGCGTGGAGCTGGGCAAGACGATCGCCAGGGACCTGGAGCCGCGCCTGGCCACGGGCGACGTCCAGGGGCTGGATGCATCGACCGCGGGGCTGCTGCGGCGCCTCGCGCCAATGGCCTGA